Proteins found in one Micropterus dolomieu isolate WLL.071019.BEF.003 ecotype Adirondacks linkage group LG12, ASM2129224v1, whole genome shotgun sequence genomic segment:
- the LOC123979878 gene encoding transmembrane protein 185-like, which produces MNLRGLFQDFNPSKFLIYSCLLLFSVLLSLRLDGVIQWNYWAVFTPIWLWKLLVIIGASVGTGVWAHNPQYSGQFDFTVGQSKLSLLLLHCSAPLCARLPIGWFGIRKDFCHFLLELLPFLREYGNVSYDLQRSEDPEAAEDLPVPEPPPKIAPMFHKKTGVVITQSPGKYFVPPPKLCIDMPD; this is translated from the exons ATGAATTTAAGAGGACTGTTTCAGGACTTCAATCCAAG TAAGTTTCTGATCTACTCCTGCCTGCTGCTGTTCTCCGTGTTGCTGTCCTTGAGGTTGGATGGGGTCATCCAGTGGAACTACTGGGCTGTGTTCACCCCGATATGGCTGTGGAAGCTGCTGGTCATCATTGGGGCCTCTGTGGGCACTGGAGTCTGGGCACACAACCCCCAGTACAG tggacagtttgatttcacag TTGGCCAGTCAAAGTTGTCGTTACTGTTGCTGCACTGTTCAGCTCCGCTCTGTGCTCGTCTTCCTATAGGGTGGTTTGGAATCCGTAAGGACTTCTGCCACTTCCTGTTGGAGCTCCTCCCCTTCCTGCGCGAGTACGGTAACGTGTCCTACGACCTCCAACGCAGCGAGGACCCTGAGGCGGCTGAGGATCTGCCCGTCCCCGAGCCGCCGCCAAAGATTGCCCCCATGTTCCACAAGAAGACCGGCGTGGTGATCACACAGAGCCCCGGGAAGTACTTCGTCCCGCCGCCTAAACTCTGCATCGACATGCCTGACTAA